The sequence TTGAGATGGGCATTAAGTAATGGTTTCGTTGGAAGATGGCAAGTCCTTTCTTTCACTCTAGCTACTGGGATTTGGACTGGAGGGAGTTCGTATCAATAAATAACAGGGAGTGGGGGAGTGGGAGAGGGGGAGATGGGGGAAGTAAGTAGTAAACAATCAATTACTAACCACTAACCACTAACCACTAACCACTAACCACTAACCAATACATTAAGAATCTTCACAATTTTGATAACGCGATCGCTTTTCTATAGGAGAATAAAAAATACTATCAAAAAATAACTTTGGTAAATTTTTTAAGCAACAAAACGCGTAAAAACCCTGGCATTCGCAGTTGATGCATTCAGTTCTTTAAATATTGATAAGTTAGTCTTTAGAAATGAGCAAATGATTGCTCTTAATATCTTTTTCTGAGATTAACTTAGAAAATTGCGTGTCTGGTGAAGCGCAATAAAATCGGAGGGATAAATATGGCAATCCGCAATAATAATTCCGACACTAATTTGTGGCAAAAAATACAACAAGATTCCGTTAGTTGGGGAGCTTTAATACTTTGGGTTAGTGGGTTGTTAGTGATGTTAGCTTTGGTTACAATGTTTGCTTACGCTTAACTTTAGAAAGGTTCAAGTTTCTGTTCTTTTGTGTGATGAACCTAAAATAGGGCGTCGCCGTCTTTAAAAACATAAACTAGAGATATGTGAACAGATAACAGCTTAAAACTTACGTAAGACTGTGAATTAACTCTCGGTCGGTAATGGGTATTAGGGACTGAGGACTGGAAGGGACAGGGGAAGAACTATAACAAGGCTCTTTCCCAATCACCAATCACCAATCACCAATCACCAATCACCAATCACCAATCACCAATTCCATCTGTGGTCGATTTCTAAAACCTGATTTTTGTCATAGCTTTAATTCACATCAGGCATAACTTATGAACATCAAAATTTTAGCCACAGTCTTAGTATTAGCTACCAGTAGCTTAGCTGTTTCTGTAAAAGCGCAAGAACCTGATACTGAAGTACCAGCAAAGTCATCAAATCAAGTTCTCAATGCCTGTGTTCAAAACCAAGCAGAGACTTTGCCAAACCCCTTTAGCGACGTGCCATCCAATCACTGGGCTTTTAAAGCAGTAATGACAATGCATTATTGCGGGGCATTTCGCCAAGCTACTCCACCTGCTTTATTTCAACAGTTGCAACCAAGTGAAAACCAACAGCAACCTCTGCCGAGACAACAATCTCAATAAACAGTGCTTAATAGTTACTAGGTGATGGGTATTAGTTAGTCGGCGAGAATAAATCAAAAAGTCCTTATTGGAGCGAGTTCACCGTGATGTAACTGGGATTACCGAGCATCATCGTGATTTGTTTAGCGCATTTTTGAGTAGATACGTTAATCAGGATAAGTTGTCATTGCAGGACGCTTTTAATGAGTATCCAGGGGCGGAACCGCTCTTATTGGAGGCATGGCGACGTCATTTAACTCGCAAGCAAGTAGGCGCGTCTGAAAGCAGGATGTCTGATTCACCCGATAAGCGAGTCTCCAATCAGCCAATAACCTCTAGTCAGATAGCCAATAAGGGCGAAAAGCTAGACGGGGATGTGGCGTGAATCCCCGCACCTTCACGTCGGGGAGGGTTCAATACAAACCTTTCATTAATTACGCCGTCCTACTTTGAGGTTGTCACAAACAAGTTTGACTTTTTTTATTCAGATAAATAATAACCCGTTGTCTTTTTAATGTGGTTCACAACTTTCTCATAGGACTCTGGGTTACTTACTGGGTTGATAATGATGGGAATAATGCCGTCTGGCAACCAAAAAGTTATCCTGCCATTCGGCGGTTCAAAACAAAAGGAACTGATGCAGTTGAGATTAATTACGTATTCATTTCTCTCGTAATATATTTTTACCCAGTAGTTATTTTCTAATCCAGCTTCCGTAACATTTTCTATATACTCCAGAATTTTTTGGTAGTCTTGTTGGTTACTTTGAGGATTAACGATAATTGGGATGGCACAATCGGGTAACCAAAACGTTACCCTACCGTTCTGCTCATAACAAAAGGCACTTACACGCTCAAAATTCACAACATATTCTCTCCTCTCGTAACTGATTTTCACCCAGTACGACACAAAATATCCTCACGTCCCATATTTATCAGGAGCATATTACTGTACAGCACTCTCTTAGGAGAGTATAGTGCTTTAACTACCTGAACGTTTTGCGTGATTTCTCTAGAATATGGCGATCGCATGTGAAAAAATCTAGGATACTGGCACTGGTGTATGTCTGTCAGAGGCAGATTGAGAATGAGCGATCGCAGCCTCTATAAATCCTTGAAATAAAGGATGGGGGACGCTGGGACGGGATTGGAATTCGGGATGGAATTGGCAAGCAAGAAAGAAAGGATGCTCAGACAATTCAATCATTTCCACTAAGCGTCCATCGGGGGATGTACCGCTAATTACATAGCCAGACTCTAAAAACAAGTTGCGGTAAGTGTTATTAAACTCATAGCGATGACGATGCCGTTCGTAAATCACTTCTTCTTCATAGAGACGCAATGCCAGAGTATTAGGCAGAAGGCGGCAAGGATATAAACCCAAACGCATTGTGCCGCCCAAATCTACTACATCCTGCTGTTCTGGTAACAGGTTAATCACTGGATTTTCAGTATGAGGTTCAAATTCGGCACTATTAGCATCCGTAAATCCCGCAACGTTTCTTGCCCATTCAATTACTGAGCATTGCATTCCCAAGCACAAACCAAGGAAGGGTGTTTGCTGAATGCGAGCGTATTTAATGGCTTCAATTTTGCCATCTACACCGCGAATACCAAAACCTCCCGGTACGACTACGCCATCGACACCATCCAAGTGATTTTCAATACCCTCAACTTCCAATTTTTCCGAGTCCACCCAACGCAGGTGTAGTTCGCTACTCATTGCAATCGCCGCATGGCGCAACGCTTCCACTACAGAAAGGTAGGCATCACTTAATTGTACGTATTTACCGACAATAGCAATTTCTACACGATGTTTGGGGCTATACAGCCTTTCCACTAAAGTTTGCCACTGATTCAAATTCGGTTGGCGTTGCTCCATATTCAGCAACTCTAGCGTTTGCTGTGCCAGTCCTTCCCGTTCTAAAATCAGCGGTACTTCATAAATGCTCTTGGCATCAATCGCAGGAATTACACATCCCACAGGCACATCGCAAAACTCAGACAATTTCTGTCTTAATCCGGTTGGTAGGTGGCGATCGCACCGACACACTAAAATATCTGGTTGAATGCCAATCGAACGCAGTTCTTTGACAGAATGCTGCGTCGGCTTAGTTTTCATCTCACCTGCCGAAGCAATCCACGGTATCAAAGTTACGTGCAAGTACAACACGTTTTGCCGTCCCACATCCTTGCGGAATTGGCGAATTGCTTCCAAAAACGGTAGTGATTCTATATCTCCCACCGTACCGCCAATTTCTGTAATTACCACATAAGGATTAGTATCTTTGGCAACTCTGGCAATTCTGTCTTTAATTTCATTGGTAATGTGGGGAATCACCTGTACTGTGCCGCCATTATAATCGCCACGCCGCTCTCGATTAATGACTGCTTGGTAGATCGAGCCAGTAGTAACACTGTTGAGACGGGACATTGAGGTATCAGTAAAGCGCTCGTAATGCCCCAAGTCCAAGTCCGTCTCCGCACCATCCTGGGTAACAAATACTTCACCATGCTGAAACGGACTCATCGTTCCTGGATCAACATTAATATAAGGATCGAGTTTGAGAATTGACACCGAATAATCTCGGGATTTAAGCAAACGTCCTAGACTTGCTGCTACAATGCCTTTGCCGATACTGGAAACTACACCGCCGGTAACAAATACAAACTTAGTCATAATTTGTAATTTTTAGTAACTTCTCCGAATACACCCCGTCATTCTGACACAGTAATTGTTGTGAATCTTAATGAATTTTGGCGTGAAAACACTTTTAGGAATTTTAATATTATTAGGTTTTCTAGTCGCTTCCTCCGTAGTAGTTGTGGCACAAGAACAATCTCTCAAGGTTGTTTATCCCCCTCCAAATCACCAAACCACGGCCGATCAAATTTTTTTCATCGGCACAGCCCCACCAACCGGACAGGTTTTAATCAATGGTAAGCTAATTACCCGCAGTAAGTCTGGTCATTTTGCCCCTAGTATACCTTTGCAGTTGGGAGAAAATAATTTTACTGTCAACTACCAAAATCAAGCAGTTCAAATTCAGGTGAAAAGGCTTGCCACCGAACCTGAACTACCGCAGGGATTAGCCTTTGCCAAAGATTCCCTGACTCCAACAGTTGATATTGCCAGACTCCCAGGAGAACTGATTTGTTTTAGTGCGATCGCCCCTCCCTACGCCAGTGTATCTGTGAAGTTGGGCAATCAAACAATTCCCCTTTCGCCCCAACCCCAGCAAGCACAACTGCCAGGTAACTTGGCAGCGCTGACAGGACGAAATCAACCTACTGCTCATCATAGTGCTAGCAAGTACGAGGGTTGCACTACTGCGGACGATACTAAAGAAGTGGATTTGGGTAAACCTCAGTTTCAACTTACGCTCAATGACAAGACAATTACTCAAGAAGGACAGGGAAAAATCACCATCCTCTCACCTGCAAAACTGCAAGTTGTGGAAGTAACAGCCAACGCTGGTGTTGCCCGCACTGGCCCCAGCACAGATTATTCTCGACTGACGCCCCTACCCAAAGGTACGCGCGCAGCAGTCACAGCTAGGGAAGGAGAATGGTTGCGCTTGGACTACGGCGGTTGGATTAATAGTAAAGAAACAACTATTATACCAGGGGCAATTCCCCCACGCTCCATCATTCGCAGTGTTGGTTATCGCCCACTTCCGAACGCGATAGAGATGGTTTTTCCTCTGCAAGTTCCTGTTCCGGTGAGTGTAAAACAAAGCAATAGCACTTTCACTGTCACTCTCTACAATACCACCGCCCAAACAGATATTATTCGTTTGGATGATAACCCCTTGATTTCTCGCCTAGATTGGCAGCAGGTGACACCAGAGCAAGTGCAATACAGCTTTAACCTCAAAAAAGACCAACAGTGGGGATATCATCTGAAATACAACGGTACAAGCTTGGTTTTGAGTTTGCGTAAACCACCCGTACTTCCGCGTAGCAAACAAAAACCGTTAACTGACATCAAAATCCTTCTCGATCCAGGACATGGCGGTAAAGAATCTGGTGCTAGAGGCCCGACTGGATATTTAGAAAAAGATGTCAACTTGAAAGTATCTAAATTAGTGCGGGACGAGTTGAACAAGCGAGGCGCGACAGTAGTGATGACGCGGGAAGACGATAAAGAAGTATCGCTTCCCGAACGCCAAGCAATCATTGATCGAGAACAACCCGCCATTGCTATTTCCATCCATTACAACTCCCTCCCCGATGATGGTGATGCTGAAAATACCAAAGGGGTGGGAACGTTTTGGTATCATCCCCAAGCGCACAGCCTAGCTGTATTTATGCATAACTCTTTGGTGAAAAAGCTCAAACGACCTTCTTATGGGGTGTTTTGGAATAACCTGGCACTGACACGTCCGGCGAGTGCGCCATCAGTACTGCTGGAGTTGGGTTTTATGATTAACCCAGATGAATTTGAGTGGGTGACGAATGAGAAAGAACAGAAGAAATTAGCAAGGGCGATCGCAGACGGAATTGTAGAGTGGTTCAAGAAGGTTCAATAAATCATCTTTTCTATCTTGAAAATAGGGGAAAGGGGAAAGGTTAAGGGGGAAAGGAGAGATTTATTTTCATCCGTTTGGTGTGTGATGAAATCGCATGGGCGTCTGACTTGAAAGTAACCTCACCCCGTCCTACCACCGGACACCCCTGGGGGGTGAGGTTTTTTCATCGCGACTGCCATCAAAGCAAATTTAGACTCTGGAATTGAAATTAGCGATCGCCTGATTCATTCAGTACATCATTTGCTACACAACCCGCGCAAAGTATTTAAAACGACACTATTAACAGCCAATATTCGCGCCTAAAGCACGCCAAGTGTTAATACCGACAATCCCATCCACAACTAGATTATGCTTGCTTTGAAAGTCTTTGACTGCTTGTTGAGTTTGAGAACCAAAATTAGCATCAAAAGCTATGTTGTATCCATAACGGAGAATCAAAATCTGTTGTAGAAATCTTACTCCTTCACTTACTTGACCTATAGCTAGAGTCGGTAGATTCTGTAAAAGTCTCGTTTCAGTGGGAGCAGCAGCAGCGTCACCTCTAGCTTCAATTTGTTGTGGCATAGTCTGCACCTCTATGACTTTGTTTGAAAGTAAGAACATTCAGTTTGTAACCTAGTTACAACTGTAGTTTTGATGCTAAATAAAATTATTTTCTCCCCTTACAATCTGGATAATAGAGTCTGGTATTGAAAACTTAACATCGGATTTTAATTGTTGAGCAAAAATTGTGTACCCATGTAGATTATTGGTGAGTACACCGCGATCGCCAATTATGTTGAATCTACTAGTTTGCCATAAAGATTTTGACAGGTTAATGGGCAATACAGTTGGTGCTAGTACTCTTAGTGTCTTAGTGTCTTGGTGGTTTCAAGATGATCTTTTTCACCACAAAGACACCAAGACACCAAGACAAACCTATCAAAATCAATTTGGTTGAGTACTACAAGTATAGATGTGCGATCGCCTGCGTCAGCTAGGGCTTAATCAGTTGAAGGGAGATATAGAAGTAAAACATCGTACTTATCAAACATTACAAAATGTCAGCGATCAAATTACAACATTTATTAAAAAGGAACAGTTACGCCGAGCGAGAACGTGTGAATTTGGCGTGCTTCAGATGTAAGCGGTTGTGTCAACCGATAACCTGCTTCAATGCTCAGGGGGAAGACACCGGGATTGTTGGGGATCAAGAACTCAACGCCACCACCGAGCTGCAAGACATAACTCCCGTAAATGTCGGTCGTTTCGTCTGGTCTTGGTTCGCGAAGTAAAAAACGCCCTGCACCAAACCCTGTTTCAATGCGCCCGAACAGACCGCCGAATCGCTCCGCCCCAAGGCTACCTCCTAAGGTCGTTCGACCCTGAACCCCAATCATCGCACTGGCGAATTCGTATGGCTTTGTCCTTGACTGTGGTGACTTTAAATTCACGACCTCAGCTATTGTCCCAGCATAATTCCAATCACCTCCGGCGGTCAAGCGGAAGTGTCCCGCCGCAAGCTCTGCAAGGATACGGCGATATGTCAAGAACGCCATAAAAGTTTGGTCATTGAACGCATACTGAAATGACAACTGGTTGCGCCCCTTTCCCATGCAGTAGGCTGACGCCATTTCCGCACGGTAGTGCGTGTCGTCTCCGGGAATACCGCAATTGTGTCCAAGCTCGTGCATTAGCGTCTCAGCGAGCCCACGCGTGCCTTGATTATACCCGGATTGGCTGTAAGCGATGTTTTGACCATTGATATCACCACGAGCAAGCTCGTCACTCGACGGATTCATCAGTTTCCATATTTGCGCCCTATTAAAAATTTGTTGTAATATGTTTGGGGATGCGTTAGGGCATCGGCGTTGAAAGAATTCATGGCACGCCGAAAATTTCTTTGGATTGGTAGCTACTTCCCGCACCATCTCGATCGCTTCGTCAACCCGTGCGACATCTTTAGCCGGAACGACAGCTAGTGTAAAGGTTCCACCGCCTGGACGATTCCAATCTGTTGGCGGTGTTCCTGAGCCGCGTGCCATACGCTGTATAGCAGGTGTGGGTTGGTGGCTCTGTTGCACTACGTGCGTTAATTCGTGCGCCAATAGCCTCTGTCCTGTGGGCGTTCCTGGCGCATATTGTCCGGTTCCAAAGACGATATTTTGACCGAGCGTATAGGCTCGAGCATCCACTGCATGTGCCGATTCTACTGCTTTGGCATCTGTATGTACCCGTACCGAACTGAAGTCATGTCCAAAGCGGGATTCCATGAAGGAACGGGTTTCGGGGTCGAGGGAATAACCGGGAGAGTAGAGGACTTCGTGCACGATGGGCGGTACTTGAGAAGATTCTTGATTTTGACTTGAAGGGGTAACTGGATTGGCGATCGCCTTCGTCTGAATCGTCTCCTCTTCTTCCTCAGGTTCAACCTGCCGTTGAATCGCTGGTTCTGGCATCTGCATAACTTCGTCAGCAATGCGATCGGCTTCCTGCTCATATTGATCTCCCGGTTCGCCGATCTTGAGCTTGGTTTGAATCCCCAGTTCTTCCTTACAACGCGGACAACCTCCACCGCAGGCGCATTGGCGTTGCAGCAGTGGTATCCCTGTCGAAAGGGGGGAGGGATTGTGCGATCGCAGAGTCGGTGCAGATTTTGCCTTGACGAATTTCTGCTTAGTGGAATTGTTAGTGGGTTGTTTGGTGCCAAGGGTTCTCATAATTTTAACCTACTGGCGTGACTGGGCTAATTTGGTGCATAAATAAACTATTGTGGGGTAGGCTAGACAGCCCGCCCAGAACAGGCAAGATGCCTGTTTCACAAGAAAACCATAATGCACTTTTTTAAGGCAGTCACGCCACTACAAATGAGTGATTATTGTGCTTTATGGGTTAGAGGAAGGTACTAACTCTGGACAGAAGTCTGCTTTTGTTCCAACACAATCTCCTTTTTCGATCAAGTATTTTTCTATCTCGGTTTTGTATTGATTTATTAAGCTTTTATGCTTGTTTGCCAAGCGTTCAAAATCTGCCAATGGCATACCGACCTTTCCAGTAAATCGAGGCACGGGATGCTCTCTCAAGTACTGAAGAATATCTAACACATGGCTCCCTTCGTGAAATCCTAGGCTCGTTCTACCGGTTTTTATATCCTCGGCTGTTGTTCCTCTTCCATATGCTGAAGGGGCATCAGGAGAAGTATCAGGTCTGTAATTTGTTTGAATCCAGACTTCATGCTTGTACTGAAAAGATGCTATCCGACCCCCTTTAGATATCCAAGTGATCTCGTCGGGCAATTTGTATTTTGTTTTAGCAGCACCTGTTAGTGTTGAGTCTGTTGTATCTGGCTTTATAGTTACGGTTAGAGCGCCAATATTATAAACAAATGGAGGTGAACCTAGGTTAATGCCTAGGGCAATTTCTAAGCTTGTCTGGTTGGCAAGCAGATTGTTAATATACGCTTTGACCGCTACATCGGCTACGCGATCGCGATACTTAATGAGTTGATTTCTGGGCAATGCTTTGAGACGAGCAATAATCTCTGCATCGGATAAATCTCTTTCTGTAATTGTGAAGGTATCAAAACGATAATTAGTTTGTCCGATTGTAGAAAATGTGTTGAAGAAGTCCCTTCGTTGAATACGGGGTTCTGGTATCTGCATAATTTGGTCGGCAATGCGATCGCTCGGTTGGTCGATTTTGAGTTTGGTTTGAATCAGAGAAGATTCTTGGCAACGAGGACAACCGCCGCCACAAGCGCAACTGGATTGGCGCTGCAATGCCATACTGGCTGAAGACCTAGGTTGATCGGGCATCCGCAGCAGGGGAATAGATTTGGTAGTTTCCCTTTTTCTGTGGGAATCTTGTTTGATTGCAAGCGATCGCATAGTTTGATTACTCTTGAGGTTTACCGAAATGCCTTGTTGAATAGTTCGTCGAGTTTGCCAGGTAAACCTTTGATATTGGCTAAGTCAACGTTGATCATCACCTGGAAGCCTGGGGCAGTTTCGGCAGGTGTTGTTTTGGGTAAACGAGCTTGAGTAATTGCGAACCCACCTTCAGATGTTGGTGTAACTTCTGGCAACGGACTGACGGTTGAAACCGTGCCAGCGCTTAGACTAATTCCCTGGTAGATTTTCAACTTGAACATCCCGCCTGTGGGTTGCAAGTCCTTGGTGGCTAGGTCATACTCAAACTTCAAATCAAAAGAGGCATCAAGGGGGGGGACTTTTGGATAGCGTTTTCGCAATAATTTTAGGTAGGGTGTCAATGTCAGGGTGGTGCTCAAGTCTAACGTTTTGTCATCTTTCGCCCCTGCTTCAGGTCGCTTGAATTTGAAACTTGATAAAGGCATGTAGGGAATCCAAGATAGGGGAGGCACTATCAGATTCTTGCCATCCATGAAATCTACTACCCTCTTTCTGCCTTGTTTATCGGCAGCGAAACCGGCTCCTAGCGTCCCTAAAGTCACCGCGCCAAAACCGATCGAGACTCCCTTTTCTGTGGGCGATAGGCTTTGCCATGTGTTCTTTAACTCCTTCGTCACCTGGGTTGTCACTTCTTTCTTGAGTTCCTTAAACTTTGGGTTTTTAGAGTCAAGACTATCAACGACAATATCTAAACCTTGCTGAAGTACTTTAGCAGCGTCGGTTTCCTCCTGCTTGGGTTGAGCTGCCTTTTCAGGATCTTCCTGGTTTTCCTCTCGCTGGAGGGTGTGAGGTTCACTTCGCTTGGTTTGCTGGACTGTGTGGACGAGTTCATGGGCTAATAATCTCTTGCCAGATAGTGTTTCCGGGGTGTATTGTCCCTCATCAAATACCACATTCTGTCCCAAGGTATAGGCTCTTGCATTGAGCATCCGTGCTGAGGCGATCGCAATTGGATCTGTATGTACCCGCACTTGGCTGAAATCTTTCCCCAAGCGGGATTCCATGAACAGCCTGGTCTGAGAATCTAGAGGAGATCCGGGCGATCGCAATACTTCATCCACAATCGACGGTGCTTGAGAGACTCCTGTTTGATGGGTGGGAGGCGCGATCGCCTGCCTCTGAACCATCTCCTCTTCTTCCTCTTCTTCCTCCTCAGTTTCCATCTGACGTTGAATAGTTGGCTCTGGCATTCGCATCACCTCGTCGGCAATGCGATCGGCTTCCTGCTCGTATTCATCTCCCGGTTCGCCGATTTTGAGCTTGGTTTGAATTGCAGCAGTTTCCTGGCAACGCGGACAACCACCACCGCAGGCACATCTGTTACTACTGCGTTGCAGTGTATTTTCCAAAAGCCCGCTGCGGCGCTGGATTAAAGGGCGACTAGCATTGTTCAGTCCGATCTTCGCCGCTGACTCTGGTTTGTTCTTTGTACTCAATGCCAAGTTCATAGTTACTCTCCTAGCTGGCTCTAGCTGGGATTTTCTGTTTCTGGCGGGGTAGATGTTTGCTCGCTTGCTTCCCGTTGTGAATCACGCGGCGGCTTGCAAGAACTTGCTGCTTCTCCCAGAATGATGCGGATGTAATCGACTTGCCCCAACTGAGGGCTGATTGGTCGTTTGTCAGCATGAAGGAGGAATCCGCGCCTGTCCAAAACATGAACAAACACAAAGTTTTGTTGAGTGCTAGCTGCACCTATAATGTTTGTTAGCTCATTGGCTCTGGCTTCGGAAGCGGTATAACTAAATAAGAAATGACCGTCCCGATCGGTACAGGCATAGCCCAATTGTTCAATCCACCTACCCCGCTGGTCATAAACAGCCACGGTTAGATTAGGCACACCCCTGAGTTTGCTATTCAAAACATGACCATGCAGAATCCAGGTATTTTCATCTGCTTTGGGAATATCTGTCTTGCTGCGCTGAATCTCTACTGATAAATTGCTCGTCAAGACTCGATTCGCCTCTATTTGCTGTGATAGCTCTAAAACGCGGGGATGATCTGCACCCAGTTTCTCACTCAGACGCGCCTGTTCCCGTACCAGGCTAGTAGCCTTAATGTTGCGGACTCTGTGCAACTGTTCCAAACCTTGAACACGCAAAGGGTCAGCACCGGACACACCTGATTCTAGTACTCGCGATACCTCGTCTAGCGGAATAAAATTATTTTCTCCCCTAATTGCCATAAAATCCTCCCTAACCTCGTCCAAAGCTACCCAATATGCTGGTGTAGCGTTCACAAATGTCTCTGCTGAAGAGTTCCAACAACACCGTGTTAGGTTGGTTCACCACCATATTTCCCCAACCACGGATCAGCAAGCAGTGGGTTGACTGATTATCTGTGGTCATATTCATTATCCCCAATGTAACCGCAGAGAATAGCGCATTGAGAATGCCTTCCTTAAAACGGTTATCACTAACCCGAACCGAGAACCCAAACAGTATTGCCTGGGACAGCACAAAATCATCAAGCAGGCTACAGTCACATTGGTTATTGTGAAAGCCTATATCATCCAAGCTCAAAATCAAGATTGACGATAAGGACAGACTCAAACCCGTCTCCAGCAAATCCAGGACACACTGATTGTTACTAAACAAAACATTGCCGTTAGCCAGGATTTGACCGAGGCGCAGATCATCCAGTCCCCTTTGAGGCATCATTACGGTATTATTACTCACTGTCGGTACATGAGTCATATACCCCAGTTGACCATTTCTGACAGCCAAGAAGGCTAGTAACTGTCCATAAAGCTCGTTGGACAAGCCCAGATTCAGGATTGCCACAGTAGAAGCGATAAACGACGGCGCTGGAGTTTTGAGAATCACGCCTCGGCTAGTAAATTGATTCCCCACCACTGAAACTGCCCCCAAAGCAGTGAGGGAAAGTGCCTGTCCCAAGGGTACGCTGACAATATTGTCATGCACTTTGATGGCTGGCATCCCATTCTGACCAGGTAAACCCTGTCGAAATAGGTCGACAGGAACGGTAGGAACAACACCAAACACAATATTAATCCCGCCGCGCCGTTCATCTTTGGCAGCATTTGCAGGTTGATTGTTCTTAGCACCGTTATTTAAAATCCGGTTGCGGGAGATTTCAATACCCTCGCCATGTAGAATAAAAATGCCGCATATCGGCTCCAAATGATTGAGACCGTTGTTTTCAATCACGTTATCCCAAATTACGAGGTATGATCCATCGGCTAGAGCAATACCGCCATAGCCCATGCTGTTAATCATGTTTTGGGGGATGTCTTCCAAGTCGCGGTGCAAGCATTGGCGAATCTCGTTGCCGACGATGGTGAGATAATCAACGGTGATAAACTCATCTTGGGCATCGAGATTGAAAAAATGAATGGCGCTAATGCCACTCAAGCCCATGTCGAAAATGCGGTTGCCCTCGATGTGGATGTCTCGTAGTGGTGCACCTGCGGAAAATTCGGGAGTGCGATCGCCTCGATCGGGAGGAATGTAAACGCTACCTGGTCTTTTTGGTCTACAGGGGTCGCCAACATCAATTGCCCAGGCGATAAATACACCGATGTCCTTGCCAGTTTGGTCACGGATGACAACGCTACCAAGGCTGATACCATGACCCATACCCCCCTGGATCAGATTATCGATCACCCGCACTCGCTCACTCCCACCGCCCAATTGCAAGCCACCAAGTCCGGCTGTGGCTTTTAGTGGTGTGCCTGCTACAAATGCTGCTAAAGATGGAGATGAAGTCGTTTGCTGCTCAGGTATAACATGAATCACGTTACCCTCGATTAACGAATCCTCACCCACGAAAAATATTGCAGGCCAGGAACTGGTAACATCTTTCATTTGAATGCGGCAGTCGCGGATAGTGATTAACTCGCCTACGTGGGTTTCAATGGCGCTGCGGGTGACAGCTTGGATGTGCAAATCGGCAAGGGTAATTTCCCGTGAGGGTCGCTGTCTAGGGGCGCTGATATTTGCAATCGGAACTGGCTCGGTTAAGTTGTTGTCAATTAGGATACCAATACCCGTATCATCGGCGGTAATGGCTAAGGACTCGATGTGGATATTTTGAGAAACTGCGATGTGGATTACAGGGTTGGGAGTTGCAGAGGTGA is a genomic window of Fischerella sp. PCC 9605 containing:
- a CDS encoding CTP synthase: MTKFVFVTGGVVSSIGKGIVAASLGRLLKSRDYSVSILKLDPYINVDPGTMSPFQHGEVFVTQDGAETDLDLGHYERFTDTSMSRLNSVTTGSIYQAVINRERRGDYNGGTVQVIPHITNEIKDRIARVAKDTNPYVVITEIGGTVGDIESLPFLEAIRQFRKDVGRQNVLYLHVTLIPWIASAGEMKTKPTQHSVKELRSIGIQPDILVCRCDRHLPTGLRQKLSEFCDVPVGCVIPAIDAKSIYEVPLILEREGLAQQTLELLNMEQRQPNLNQWQTLVERLYSPKHRVEIAIVGKYVQLSDAYLSVVEALRHAAIAMSSELHLRWVDSEKLEVEGIENHLDGVDGVVVPGGFGIRGVDGKIEAIKYARIQQTPFLGLCLGMQCSVIEWARNVAGFTDANSAEFEPHTENPVINLLPEQQDVVDLGGTMRLGLYPCRLLPNTLALRLYEEEVIYERHRHRYEFNNTYRNLFLESGYVISGTSPDGRLVEMIELSEHPFFLACQFHPEFQSRPSVPHPLFQGFIEAAIAHSQSASDRHTPVPVS
- a CDS encoding N-acetylmuramoyl-L-alanine amidase, which translates into the protein MNFGVKTLLGILILLGFLVASSVVVVAQEQSLKVVYPPPNHQTTADQIFFIGTAPPTGQVLINGKLITRSKSGHFAPSIPLQLGENNFTVNYQNQAVQIQVKRLATEPELPQGLAFAKDSLTPTVDIARLPGELICFSAIAPPYASVSVKLGNQTIPLSPQPQQAQLPGNLAALTGRNQPTAHHSASKYEGCTTADDTKEVDLGKPQFQLTLNDKTITQEGQGKITILSPAKLQVVEVTANAGVARTGPSTDYSRLTPLPKGTRAAVTAREGEWLRLDYGGWINSKETTIIPGAIPPRSIIRSVGYRPLPNAIEMVFPLQVPVPVSVKQSNSTFTVTLYNTTAQTDIIRLDDNPLISRLDWQQVTPEQVQYSFNLKKDQQWGYHLKYNGTSLVLSLRKPPVLPRSKQKPLTDIKILLDPGHGGKESGARGPTGYLEKDVNLKVSKLVRDELNKRGATVVMTREDDKEVSLPERQAIIDREQPAIAISIHYNSLPDDGDAENTKGVGTFWYHPQAHSLAVFMHNSLVKKLKRPSYGVFWNNLALTRPASAPSVLLELGFMINPDEFEWVTNEKEQKKLARAIADGIVEWFKKVQ
- a CDS encoding peptidoglycan-binding domain-containing protein; its protein translation is MPQQIEARGDAAAAPTETRLLQNLPTLAIGQVSEGVRFLQQILILRYGYNIAFDANFGSQTQQAVKDFQSKHNLVVDGIVGINTWRALGANIGC
- a CDS encoding eCIS core domain-containing protein encodes the protein MRTLGTKQPTNNSTKQKFVKAKSAPTLRSHNPSPLSTGIPLLQRQCACGGGCPRCKEELGIQTKLKIGEPGDQYEQEADRIADEVMQMPEPAIQRQVEPEEEEETIQTKAIANPVTPSSQNQESSQVPPIVHEVLYSPGYSLDPETRSFMESRFGHDFSSVRVHTDAKAVESAHAVDARAYTLGQNIVFGTGQYAPGTPTGQRLLAHELTHVVQQSHQPTPAIQRMARGSGTPPTDWNRPGGGTFTLAVVPAKDVARVDEAIEMVREVATNPKKFSACHEFFQRRCPNASPNILQQIFNRAQIWKLMNPSSDELARGDINGQNIAYSQSGYNQGTRGLAETLMHELGHNCGIPGDDTHYRAEMASAYCMGKGRNQLSFQYAFNDQTFMAFLTYRRILAELAAGHFRLTAGGDWNYAGTIAEVVNLKSPQSRTKPYEFASAMIGVQGRTTLGGSLGAERFGGLFGRIETGFGAGRFLLREPRPDETTDIYGSYVLQLGGGVEFLIPNNPGVFPLSIEAGYRLTQPLTSEARQIHTFSLGVTVPF